In Shewanella sp. MR-4, the genomic stretch GAAGCGCGCCAATAGCTTAGGTGAAATTAGCTCGACCGTTTGCCGCGATAATCTCTGGCATGCGTTGACGCCGCAGTTATTTCCAACCTCCTTGTTGCGATTACATTTAAAAGCCGCGCTTGCCGCGGGTGCTGTCGTGACCGATGAGGCCTCGGCGATGGAGTGGGCGGGTATTTCCCCTGGTTTGGTCGCTGGGCGGGCGGATAACATTAAAGTGACCCATCCCGATGATTTGGAGTTGGCAGAGCTCTTTTTACTGCGCGCAAATGCTTGAAGGCAAGCTGAGTGAATTGCGCAATTTATTAAATACGTTAGGAATTAAGTAATGAAAATCCGAATCGGCCATGGTTTTGATGTCCATAAATTTGGTGAAGCGCGCCCGTTAATTTTATGTGGGGTCGAAGTCCCCTACGAAACCGGGCTGGTGGCTCATTCCGATGGCGATGTGGTGCTGCATGCCATTTCCGATGCCATTTTAGGGGCGATGGCCCTAGGGGATATTGGTAAACATTTCCCTGATACCGATGCCGCTTATAAGGGCGCCGATAGTCGCGTTTTGCTGCGCCACTGTTATGCGCTAGCGCGGGCGAAGGGATTTGAGCTGGGTAATCTGGATGTCACTATCATTGCCCAGGCGCCTAAGATGGCGCCGCATATCGAGGATATGCGCCAAGTGCTGGCGGCCGATCTTAATGCTGACATTGCCGATATCAACGTTAAGGCCACCACTACCGAAAAACTCGGGTTTACCGGCCGTAAAGAAGGCATAGCGGTCGAAGCCGTCGTATTACTCAGCCGCCAATAGCCTGCAACTTTAAGAGATAAGAAAGACCCATGAGCGAACTACATTACCTGTACGGCAAACCGACGGGCACCGCAGATTTAAGAACCGTTAACAGCGACTTTATCGTGAAAGAGATTTTGCCTTTTAGCCCGTCGGGCGAGGGCGAGCATCATTTAGTCCACATTCGTAAGGATGGGCTGAATACGGTACAAGTGGCTGAAATGCTGGCGAAGTTCGCTAAGGTTCATCCCAAAGAGGTGACCTATGCCGGACAAAAAGATAAAAATGCCATTACAGAACAGTGGTTTGGCATTCGTATTCCAGGTAAAGAAACCCCTGCGTGGAGCGAGCTAAACAGCGAGCGTTTAACCATTTTATCCAGTAGTCGCCACAGCAAAAAACTACGTATTGGCGCGCTTTTGGGCAACCGTTTTATTCTTACCCTGCGCAATGTCACCAATGTGGAAGACATTATCAACCGTATCGAAAAGGTCAGCCAAATTGGTGTGCCCAATTATTTTGGTGAGCAGCGTTTCGGTCATGATGGTAAAAACCTAGTGATGGGACGGCAAATGCTGGCGGGCAAAAAGGTGAAAGACCGTAATAAGCGCAGCATGTATCTGTCTGCGGTGCGCTCCAATCTGTTCAATACCGTTGTCTCCTATCGTTTGGCGAATCATGGCACTAAACCCTTAGCGGGGGATTGCGTGATGCTAGCAGGCAGTAAGAGCTTTTTCGTCACGCCAGAATGGGATTTAGTGGTATTAAAGCGTTTGATTGAGAAAGATATTCAGCTTTCTGCCCCACTTTGGGGGCGTGGAAAAATGCTGCCGCAGGGTGAAGCCGCCGAGGTTGAAACCCTCGCCATGGCAGCGCTGAGCGAAGATTGCTACGGCCTTGAGCACGCGGGGCTTGAGCAGGAGCGTCGTCCATTGCTGCTCGAACCTCAAGGCCTTAAGTTCGAGCAAACTGCGGATGGACTGGTGCTCGAGTTTATCTTACCTGCGGGCAGTTTTGCGACATCGCTGTTAAGAGAACTGGTTGATTATCAAGATGTGAAAGAGCTGCAATGGCAAGCGACAGTCTCACCTGATGCTAATGCTCCTGAGGCCAATCTCGCCACTGAAAGTGATGTGGCTGAGGTCAGTTCAACAGATAATGGCGAGTCCGCTTTATGATCCGCATCCTTGTCAGTAATGATGATGGTGTGAATGCGCCGGGGATCAAGGCCTTAACCGAGGCGCTTGCCGAAATCGCAACCGTGATGACGGTCGCGCCCGATCGTAATTGTTCCGGCGCAAGTAACTCTTTAACCTTGACTAACCCATTAAGAATTAATAGGTTAGATAATGGTTATATTTCGGTTCACGGTACGCCAACGGATTGCGTTCACTTAGCCATTCGCGAACTTTGTGATGGTGAGCCGGATATGGTGGTATCGGGCATCAATGCTGGCGCGAATATGGGCGATGATACCTTATATTCGGGCACGGTAGCGGCGGCGATGGAGGGGCGTTTTTTGGGTTTCCCCGCCGTTGCGATTTCGCTTAATGGTAAGGCCTTAAAGCATTATCACTCTGCGGCTGTGTATGCGCGGCGAATCGTGCAGGGGCTGTTAGCGCATCCGATTGCGAGCGATCAGATCCTCAATATCAATGTGCCCGATTTACCGCTCGATGAGATTAAAGGGATCAGGGTGACGCGCCTAGGTGCACGGCATAAGGCCGAAGGCATAGTGCGAACGCAGGATCCTGCAGGGCGAGAAATTTTCTGGCTTGGCCCTCCGGGTGTTGAACAAGATGCGAGTGAAGGAACGGATTTCCATGCGATTGCCCATGGTTATGTGTCGATCACTCCCTTAACCGTGGACTTGACCGCGTATAGACAATTATCGGTATTGCAAGATTGGGTAGATAAAATATGACTCGAGTTGCCTTAACATCGGCGGTGAATTTAGCTAAAAAGCTTCAGGAGGCGGGGATCCGTCATCCAGCCGTTCTTAAGGCAATATCCCATACCCCGCGAGAACTGTTTCTTGATAATGCGCTGGCCCATAAAGCCTACGAAAATACCGCCTTGCCCATAGGCCAAGGACAAACCATTTCGCAGCCGTATATTGTTGCACGTATGACTGAGTTACTGCTGCAACATCAGCCGCAAAAGGTGCTTGAGGTGGGGACGGGCTCTGGCTACCAAGCGGCTATTCTCGCACAACTGGTGCCAGAACTGTGCACCATTGAGCGTATTAAAGGTTTACAGATCCAAGCGAGGCAAAGATTAAAGCGACTCGATCTGCATAATGTGTCATTCAAATATGGCGATGGCTGGCAGGGCTGGCCGAATCGCAGCCCCTTTGATGGCATTATGGTCACGGCAGCAGCGGCCAAGGTTCCCGAGGCCTTATTATCCCAGTTAGCCGAAGGCGGCGTGCTGATCATCCCTGTGGGTGAAGAGACGCAACAATTGATGCGCTTTACCCGCCGCTCGGATCGTTTTAGTTCTGAAGTGATAGAAACCGTCAAATTTGTTCCCTTGGTCAATGGCGAACTCGCTTAATTTATTTGCTTAAGTTTTTCGCTTAGGTCACTTAGTTAAATACTTGACCTTTTATGATTAGGTAAAACAGTAAGATAGCCCTAAAGAGGAGTTTTTATTGTTGAATGCGGGTTTACT encodes the following:
- the surE gene encoding 5'/3'-nucleotidase SurE encodes the protein MIRILVSNDDGVNAPGIKALTEALAEIATVMTVAPDRNCSGASNSLTLTNPLRINRLDNGYISVHGTPTDCVHLAIRELCDGEPDMVVSGINAGANMGDDTLYSGTVAAAMEGRFLGFPAVAISLNGKALKHYHSAAVYARRIVQGLLAHPIASDQILNINVPDLPLDEIKGIRVTRLGARHKAEGIVRTQDPAGREIFWLGPPGVEQDASEGTDFHAIAHGYVSITPLTVDLTAYRQLSVLQDWVDKI
- a CDS encoding protein-L-isoaspartate(D-aspartate) O-methyltransferase, producing the protein MTRVALTSAVNLAKKLQEAGIRHPAVLKAISHTPRELFLDNALAHKAYENTALPIGQGQTISQPYIVARMTELLLQHQPQKVLEVGTGSGYQAAILAQLVPELCTIERIKGLQIQARQRLKRLDLHNVSFKYGDGWQGWPNRSPFDGIMVTAAAAKVPEALLSQLAEGGVLIIPVGEETQQLMRFTRRSDRFSSEVIETVKFVPLVNGELA
- the truD gene encoding tRNA pseudouridine(13) synthase TruD, which gives rise to MSELHYLYGKPTGTADLRTVNSDFIVKEILPFSPSGEGEHHLVHIRKDGLNTVQVAEMLAKFAKVHPKEVTYAGQKDKNAITEQWFGIRIPGKETPAWSELNSERLTILSSSRHSKKLRIGALLGNRFILTLRNVTNVEDIINRIEKVSQIGVPNYFGEQRFGHDGKNLVMGRQMLAGKKVKDRNKRSMYLSAVRSNLFNTVVSYRLANHGTKPLAGDCVMLAGSKSFFVTPEWDLVVLKRLIEKDIQLSAPLWGRGKMLPQGEAAEVETLAMAALSEDCYGLEHAGLEQERRPLLLEPQGLKFEQTADGLVLEFILPAGSFATSLLRELVDYQDVKELQWQATVSPDANAPEANLATESDVAEVSSTDNGESAL
- the ispF gene encoding 2-C-methyl-D-erythritol 2,4-cyclodiphosphate synthase; the protein is MKIRIGHGFDVHKFGEARPLILCGVEVPYETGLVAHSDGDVVLHAISDAILGAMALGDIGKHFPDTDAAYKGADSRVLLRHCYALARAKGFELGNLDVTIIAQAPKMAPHIEDMRQVLAADLNADIADINVKATTTEKLGFTGRKEGIAVEAVVLLSRQ